A genomic region of Lysinibacillus sp. 2017 contains the following coding sequences:
- a CDS encoding HAD-IA family hydrolase, whose product MKKAIIFDMDGTLFQTNLILEEALEGAFKKLRAQKLWNGATPIDTYRQIMGVPLQVVWQTLCPEHAEEVRQQSNIWFHEQLIQLIRAKKGALYEGVEETLAKLAANYPIYIASNGQSPYLQAIFETYEMQQWVIKFYSIDGIESGNKSELVQRVIEENQLENGYIVGDRLSDFVAAKDNEFQSIGVRFDFAQENELEKADVVVNSFEDILAVVN is encoded by the coding sequence ATGAAAAAAGCGATTATTTTTGATATGGACGGTACACTTTTTCAAACAAATTTAATTTTAGAGGAAGCATTAGAAGGCGCTTTTAAAAAATTACGCGCACAAAAATTGTGGAATGGTGCAACACCAATTGATACATATCGACAAATCATGGGCGTTCCACTGCAAGTTGTTTGGCAAACACTTTGTCCAGAGCACGCTGAAGAAGTTCGCCAGCAAAGTAATATATGGTTCCATGAACAGCTGATTCAACTGATTCGTGCTAAAAAGGGAGCTTTGTATGAGGGAGTAGAGGAGACGCTCGCAAAATTAGCGGCTAATTATCCGATCTATATCGCAAGTAATGGTCAGTCCCCGTATTTACAAGCAATCTTTGAAACATATGAGATGCAACAATGGGTGATTAAATTTTATAGCATTGATGGAATAGAATCGGGTAATAAGTCTGAACTTGTTCAGCGTGTCATTGAGGAAAATCAGTTGGAGAATGGTTATATCGTAGGAGATAGACTATCTGACTTTGTTGCAGCAAAAGACAATGAGTTCCAGTCAATTGGCGTACGATTTGATTTTGCGCAGGAAAATGAACTTGAAAAAGCAGATGTTGTCGTTAATAGCTTTGAAGACATTTTAGCTGTGGTCAACTAA
- a CDS encoding lytic transglycosylase domain-containing protein — translation MATKKKKPLLSPNAKIFLILLLIPIALMIYIFAFFSWQQIKGLPFFDEFTEKSVYQQIQEQFDLEIPIEYIPVYVSAEQKYGVPWTLLAAHHRVETRFSSLKKLESPVGAEGHMQFMPCTFVGWKHPSCKGLGQGEITEKEKTNPAVIQKYGGYGVDANGDGVADPYDIEDAVYSAANFLSRAGVKEGQIQKAVFQYNHSKKYVQDILHYYNLYTDYGDQLKQLALEEAK, via the coding sequence ATGGCAACAAAGAAGAAAAAACCGCTTTTATCACCAAATGCAAAAATCTTTTTAATTTTATTGTTAATACCTATCGCATTAATGATTTATATTTTTGCCTTTTTTAGTTGGCAGCAAATTAAAGGTTTGCCGTTTTTTGATGAATTTACTGAAAAGTCGGTATATCAGCAGATTCAAGAACAATTTGATTTAGAAATTCCGATTGAATACATACCTGTATATGTATCAGCAGAGCAAAAGTATGGTGTACCTTGGACATTACTGGCTGCACATCACCGAGTAGAAACGCGCTTTTCATCATTAAAAAAATTAGAGTCTCCCGTTGGTGCAGAAGGGCATATGCAATTTATGCCGTGCACATTTGTCGGTTGGAAACACCCATCTTGTAAAGGGCTAGGACAAGGAGAAATCACCGAAAAAGAAAAAACAAATCCAGCAGTTATCCAAAAATATGGTGGCTATGGTGTCGATGCGAATGGAGACGGTGTAGCGGATCCTTATGACATCGAGGATGCAGTATATAGTGCGGCTAATTTTTTGTCTAGGGCTGGTGTAAAAGAAGGCCAAATTCAAAAAGCCGTCTTCCAATATAATCATAGTAAGAAATATGTTCAAGATATTCTGCATTATTATAATTTATATACCGACTACGGCGATCAGCTTAAGCAACTTGCATTAGAAGAGGCCAAATAA
- a CDS encoding aminotransferase class I/II-fold pyridoxal phosphate-dependent enzyme — protein sequence MTGRIETALIHGAIREGYSDKKGAVNVPMYLSSTFHQESIDEFGEYDYARSGNPTRAALEKAIAELEGGNRGFAFATGMAAVSACFMILSAGDHLVITEDVYGGTYRFVTKVLPRYGITHTFVDFTDIEAVKAAVRPETKLIYIETPSNPTLGITDIRAVVDIAKTSGAMTFLDNTFMTPLHQRPLELGVDVVIHSATKFLSGHSDILAGLVVTKDEELANRIYFIQNSFGSVLGVQDSFTLIQNMKTTAVRFNEESRVAMRIAKFLDTHPLVEKVFYPGLESHPGYDIHASQSTSAGAVLSFSLPSYTVAKAFVEAMKIPVFAVSLGGVESILSYPAKMSHAAMEPEERAKRGITDGLLRFSVGLENEDDLIEDFTQALAIASNKK from the coding sequence ATGACAGGTCGTATAGAAACTGCTCTTATACACGGGGCGATTCGTGAAGGCTACTCGGATAAAAAAGGTGCTGTCAATGTACCGATGTATTTATCTTCTACGTTCCATCAAGAATCAATCGATGAATTTGGTGAGTACGATTATGCGCGTTCAGGCAACCCGACGCGTGCCGCACTTGAAAAAGCGATTGCTGAGCTTGAAGGTGGAAACCGCGGCTTTGCATTTGCAACAGGAATGGCAGCGGTATCTGCTTGCTTCATGATTTTATCTGCAGGCGATCATTTAGTCATTACGGAAGATGTGTACGGCGGTACCTATCGTTTCGTGACGAAAGTATTGCCGCGCTACGGTATTACACATACATTTGTTGATTTTACGGATATAGAAGCTGTAAAAGCTGCTGTTCGTCCAGAAACCAAACTCATTTACATCGAAACACCGTCAAATCCTACACTAGGGATTACCGATATTCGTGCGGTTGTGGATATTGCAAAAACGAGCGGTGCAATGACGTTTTTAGATAATACGTTCATGACCCCTCTTCACCAGCGTCCACTTGAATTAGGGGTCGATGTCGTAATTCATTCGGCGACGAAATTTTTATCAGGGCACTCGGATATCTTGGCTGGACTCGTAGTAACGAAGGATGAGGAGCTAGCAAACCGCATTTACTTTATCCAAAACTCATTTGGCTCGGTACTTGGTGTGCAAGATAGCTTTACACTCATTCAAAATATGAAAACAACTGCAGTACGATTTAACGAGGAATCCCGTGTTGCCATGCGTATTGCGAAGTTTTTAGATACGCATCCTCTCGTGGAGAAAGTATTTTATCCAGGCCTTGAATCACATCCTGGCTACGACATTCACGCCAGCCAATCGACATCAGCTGGTGCAGTACTATCGTTTAGCTTACCTAGTTATACGGTAGCAAAAGCATTCGTGGAAGCAATGAAAATCCCTGTATTCGCAGTTAGCCTTGGTGGTGTTGAATCGATTTTATCGTATCCTGCCAAAATGAGTCACGCGGCGATGGAGCCTGAAGAACGTGCAAAACGTGGGATTACAGATGGGTTACTTCGCTTTTCAGTTGGCTTAGAAAATGAAGATGATTTAATAGAAGATTTCACACAAGCATTAGCCATTGCAAGTAATAAAAAGTAA
- a CDS encoding GlsB/YeaQ/YmgE family stress response membrane protein, translating into MISFIWFLIIGGILGWLAGVVLGKDIPGGVIGNIIAGIIGSWIGSMILGDWGWKVSDFYVFPALIGAIVLIFVVSFILKSMRKAT; encoded by the coding sequence ATGATAAGTTTTATCTGGTTTTTAATCATCGGGGGAATTTTAGGATGGTTAGCAGGCGTTGTTTTAGGTAAGGATATTCCAGGAGGAGTTATTGGTAATATTATTGCTGGTATCATTGGTTCTTGGATTGGTAGTATGATTTTAGGTGATTGGGGTTGGAAAGTTTCTGACTTCTACGTATTCCCAGCTTTAATCGGTGCCATCGTTTTAATTTTTGTAGTAAGCTTCATTTTAAAATCAATGCGTAAAGCTACTTAA
- the cydC gene encoding thiol reductant ABC exporter subunit CydC — protein sequence MRELFLLIIREKKDILLALIVGTLSGITSVALFAQSGLLISQAALMPPFYIILILTAFLKVFGVAKSTSKYAERLLTHRTTFRILSDIRLRFFDRLTPIASELFNRYQSGDLLARITNDVATLQNFFLRVVYPPLVALLVFLCTVIFTMFFSPWIALVLFFGFLLVAVIIPALFILKKQQPQMVKHQLMNETAEFLYGFKELKHYNQLGAKTNALLALSETYTEEVRKEQQTLVQMQLLNQVAALFTIFIVIFLGAYFVANHSLDGLYLAMLILIALTVFETAIPLATVPYHYNQSEEAMERLQLVGRDKEVGSVVFEQSKSFEIRAENVTFQYREDMKHALKDICFTIQPGEKIAIVGPSGSGKSTLFQLLIKSFSATDGELFGHNLPYNEIDADSLWQLMAIQLQHNHFFSGTVRENLLIADENAVDGVLENALQRAHLSLSLDHDVLEKGENLSGGEKQRLAFARVLLKNSSIWLLDEPFTSLDAETEQALFQEMLSATTGKTLLFITHKLTGLEKMDRIFVMQDGLLIESGHYDELMDMKGLFFEMRGRAG from the coding sequence ATGCGTGAACTTTTTCTACTCATTATTCGCGAGAAAAAAGACATTCTCCTCGCGCTAATTGTCGGCACCCTTAGTGGTATCACCTCGGTGGCACTCTTTGCTCAAAGCGGATTGCTCATTTCGCAGGCCGCGTTAATGCCGCCGTTTTATATTATTTTAATATTAACGGCATTTTTAAAAGTATTTGGTGTTGCCAAATCAACGAGTAAATATGCAGAACGGCTCCTAACCCACCGTACTACGTTTCGCATTTTATCAGACATTCGCTTGCGATTTTTTGACCGTTTAACCCCTATAGCGAGTGAGCTTTTTAACCGCTATCAAAGTGGCGACTTGCTTGCACGTATTACGAATGACGTGGCGACATTGCAAAATTTCTTTTTGCGCGTTGTCTATCCCCCGCTTGTTGCACTGTTAGTCTTTCTTTGTACGGTAATTTTTACAATGTTTTTTTCTCCTTGGATTGCGCTCGTATTGTTCTTTGGTTTTTTACTTGTAGCTGTCATAATCCCTGCGCTTTTTATATTAAAAAAGCAACAACCACAAATGGTGAAACATCAGCTAATGAATGAAACGGCGGAATTTTTGTACGGCTTCAAAGAATTAAAACATTACAATCAGCTCGGCGCGAAAACAAATGCTCTCTTAGCTCTGAGTGAAACGTATACAGAGGAAGTGAGAAAGGAACAGCAAACACTTGTACAAATGCAGCTCCTCAATCAGGTGGCTGCCCTTTTTACGATCTTTATTGTGATTTTTTTAGGTGCTTACTTTGTGGCGAATCACTCACTGGACGGCTTGTATTTGGCAATGCTTATTTTAATAGCACTAACGGTATTTGAAACAGCGATTCCACTCGCAACGGTTCCTTATCATTACAATCAGTCGGAGGAAGCTATGGAACGGCTTCAATTGGTGGGGCGTGATAAGGAGGTTGGTTCGGTCGTTTTCGAGCAGAGTAAGTCTTTTGAAATACGTGCGGAAAATGTTACATTTCAGTATCGTGAAGATATGAAGCACGCGTTGAAGGACATTTGTTTTACAATTCAACCTGGTGAAAAAATCGCGATTGTTGGCCCAAGTGGCTCTGGAAAATCAACACTCTTTCAGTTATTGATTAAAAGCTTTTCCGCAACAGATGGTGAGCTTTTCGGACATAATTTACCGTACAATGAAATCGATGCAGATTCTCTTTGGCAGCTGATGGCCATTCAATTGCAGCACAATCACTTCTTTTCAGGGACAGTTCGTGAAAATCTACTTATTGCAGATGAAAATGCTGTTGATGGCGTGCTAGAAAATGCATTACAACGAGCTCATTTATCACTGTCATTAGATCATGACGTGTTAGAAAAAGGTGAAAATCTATCAGGTGGTGAAAAGCAACGACTCGCCTTTGCCCGCGTCCTCCTTAAAAATAGTTCCATTTGGCTCTTAGATGAACCTTTCACTAGCTTAGATGCGGAAACCGAACAAGCATTATTTCAGGAAATGCTTAGTGCTACTACGGGGAAAACATTGTTATTTATTACACATAAACTGACGGGGCTTGAAAAAATGGATCGGATTTTTGTGATGCAAGATGGGCTGTTAATTGAAAGTGGACATTATGATGAATTGATGGACATGAAAGGATTGTTTTTTGAGATGCGTGGGCGTGCTGGATGA
- a CDS encoding alpha/beta fold hydrolase has product MQENIMTLSDGRKLGFSVYGDKKGLPLFLFHGTPGSRIWFLEDDKIAHRLGFYLIATDRPGYGLSDKKVNREIIEYSSDIEELADYLQLDEFSVLGVSGGGAYATAVSHCLPDKVKLCILVSTATPFVDGKPSKAMSKENRLAFFLTNYFPWLLRLANNSQKKMIDKNPEKYKATLKKGGSHLSEWDNKMLLDEEVLENGVIHSKEAYRQGVDEVIYESKLLTKDWGFKLEEIKTPIKIWHGEDDTLSPINEVKVMAKKLLNTESHYIENGGHFLTENDELWESILTNIMEYFNQVVPIK; this is encoded by the coding sequence TTGCAAGAAAACATAATGACTTTATCTGACGGTAGAAAATTAGGTTTTTCGGTCTATGGTGACAAAAAAGGTCTGCCACTTTTTTTATTTCACGGCACTCCAGGTTCGAGAATTTGGTTTTTAGAAGATGATAAAATAGCACACAGATTGGGGTTCTACTTAATAGCTACTGACCGACCTGGTTATGGTTTATCAGATAAAAAAGTTAATCGTGAAATTATCGAATACTCATCAGATATCGAAGAGCTTGCTGATTATTTACAATTGGATGAATTCTCCGTTTTAGGTGTTTCAGGGGGAGGCGCTTATGCGACGGCTGTTTCGCACTGTTTACCAGATAAGGTAAAACTATGTATCCTTGTTTCAACAGCCACGCCTTTCGTAGATGGTAAACCTTCTAAAGCTATGTCAAAAGAAAATCGCTTAGCATTTTTCCTTACTAATTACTTTCCGTGGTTACTAAGATTAGCTAACAATTCTCAAAAGAAAATGATTGATAAAAACCCAGAAAAATATAAAGCAACATTAAAAAAAGGCGGCAGTCATTTGTCAGAATGGGACAATAAAATGCTATTAGATGAAGAAGTGTTAGAAAATGGAGTTATTCATTCTAAAGAGGCATATCGACAAGGAGTAGATGAAGTTATATACGAATCTAAATTACTAACAAAAGATTGGGGCTTTAAATTAGAGGAGATTAAAACTCCCATAAAAATATGGCATGGTGAAGATGATACTTTATCTCCTATTAATGAAGTAAAGGTTATGGCGAAAAAGTTATTAAATACCGAATCACATTACATCGAAAATGGTGGGCATTTTCTAACCGAAAACGACGAATTATGGGAATCGATACTAACAAATATCATGGAATATTTTAATCAGGTTGTTCCGATTAAATAA
- the mscL gene encoding large conductance mechanosensitive channel protein MscL produces MWKDFKEFAMKGNVMDLAVAVVIGAAFGKIVDSLVKNIIMPLVGMLTGGIDLTNEWKFGSGDAQIALGVFVQSIIDFLIIAFAIFVVLRVITKFNRKKDAEVVEDPTPELDTKEELLKEIRDLLKKENEQA; encoded by the coding sequence ATGTGGAAAGACTTTAAAGAATTCGCCATGAAAGGCAATGTCATGGACCTAGCTGTTGCCGTTGTAATCGGTGCTGCTTTCGGTAAAATCGTAGATTCATTAGTTAAAAATATTATTATGCCATTAGTAGGAATGTTAACTGGCGGTATTGACCTTACAAATGAATGGAAATTTGGTTCAGGTGATGCGCAAATTGCACTTGGTGTATTCGTACAATCAATTATTGACTTCTTAATTATTGCATTTGCTATCTTCGTAGTTTTACGAGTAATTACGAAATTCAACCGAAAAAAAGATGCAGAAGTTGTGGAAGATCCAACACCAGAGCTTGATACGAAAGAAGAATTATTAAAAGAAATCCGTGACTTACTGAAAAAGGAAAACGAACAAGCCTAA
- the cydD gene encoding thiol reductant ABC exporter subunit CydD produces the protein MRVFLQRLHKYKHYQLVFFIIALFFSAAIVLQGFSIVKIVDTVFIQKSAFPETFPYFVLLGFAMLLRLLAQYFFNHFGNHFAAYAKNTIRDMLLTKWRLDSFEMMKRDQTGHKISLYVDTVDELDGYFREYIPQKMKSQVAPIILLICILFANPKSALILLITAPFIPLSYIIIGLQTKQKSEQQLEAMNRFSGKFLDLLHGLQTLKLFSQTEKQRGVLQVYNYQFLNTTMTVLKVAFASTLFIELITTLGVGLIALEIGFQMIIFQTLSFASAFFVLTLTPEFYNSLKDLGAAFHTGKGSMAAMKLIEQELEEKSVPVIWGPQILSDASAPSLALLDATYRYENGTTIGPLSIEIPANKTVAFIGPTGHGKTTALHMLASTVALDQGSISINELERKLINEQSWYDTMCFISQHSFVFAGTVRENLVMGKSFNDEEIVSSLYQAQLTDWLGSLPNGLDTKIGEGGIGLSGGEKQRIAIARALVQKPSLVFFDEPTAGLDVLTEQMITKAMKRLAMAATIIVVTHRFETLKNADFIYCFKNGKIRASGTHETMQEDSFYQAMKNGGALNA, from the coding sequence ATGCGTGTGTTTTTACAACGATTACATAAGTACAAACACTATCAGCTAGTTTTTTTTATCATTGCTTTATTTTTTAGTGCTGCGATTGTGCTACAAGGCTTTAGCATTGTCAAAATTGTCGATACGGTGTTTATTCAAAAGTCGGCTTTTCCAGAAACCTTCCCCTACTTCGTGCTATTAGGATTTGCGATGCTCCTTCGCCTCCTTGCCCAATACTTTTTCAATCATTTCGGTAATCATTTTGCTGCTTATGCGAAAAACACCATTCGTGACATGTTGTTAACAAAGTGGCGTTTGGACTCATTTGAAATGATGAAACGCGACCAGACTGGGCATAAAATTTCACTATATGTCGACACCGTGGACGAACTTGACGGCTATTTTCGTGAATACATCCCGCAAAAAATGAAATCACAAGTAGCTCCAATTATTTTGCTCATTTGCATTTTATTTGCTAATCCGAAAAGTGCGCTTATTTTACTAATTACAGCACCATTTATTCCTCTTAGCTATATTATTATCGGCCTGCAAACAAAGCAAAAATCCGAGCAACAGCTTGAAGCAATGAATCGATTTTCAGGGAAGTTTTTAGACTTACTACACGGATTGCAAACGCTAAAGTTGTTTTCACAAACTGAAAAACAACGCGGTGTTTTGCAAGTTTATAATTATCAGTTTCTCAACACGACCATGACCGTATTAAAAGTGGCATTCGCCTCCACATTATTTATCGAACTCATCACAACACTGGGTGTGGGACTTATTGCGCTTGAAATTGGCTTTCAAATGATTATTTTTCAAACGCTCTCTTTTGCATCCGCTTTTTTTGTATTAACGCTCACACCTGAGTTTTATAATTCTTTAAAGGATCTCGGTGCAGCTTTTCACACAGGAAAAGGCAGTATGGCGGCGATGAAGCTCATTGAACAAGAGCTTGAAGAAAAATCAGTACCTGTAATTTGGGGACCCCAAATACTTTCAGATGCAAGTGCACCTAGCCTAGCATTACTCGATGCAACCTATCGTTATGAGAATGGCACAACAATTGGTCCACTATCGATTGAAATTCCTGCCAATAAAACAGTTGCATTCATTGGTCCTACTGGTCACGGCAAAACAACGGCGCTTCATATGCTTGCTAGTACCGTTGCCTTAGATCAAGGATCTATCTCTATTAATGAGCTTGAGCGCAAATTGATAAATGAACAGAGCTGGTATGACACCATGTGTTTTATTAGTCAGCATTCTTTCGTGTTTGCTGGCACCGTGCGGGAAAATTTAGTGATGGGAAAAAGTTTTAATGATGAAGAAATTGTCTCCTCGTTGTATCAAGCACAATTGACGGATTGGCTAGGTAGCTTGCCAAATGGACTTGATACGAAAATTGGTGAAGGTGGCATTGGTTTATCCGGCGGCGAAAAACAGCGAATTGCGATAGCACGTGCCCTTGTTCAAAAGCCATCGCTTGTCTTTTTTGATGAACCTACCGCTGGACTTGATGTGTTGACTGAGCAAATGATTACGAAAGCGATGAAACGGTTGGCAATGGCTGCAACGATTATTGTTGTGACCCATCGTTTTGAAACATTAAAAAATGCAGATTTCATTTATTGTTTCAAAAACGGGAAAATTCGTGCGAGTGGCACACATGAAACAATGCAAGAAGATTCGTTTTATCAGGCGATGAAAAATGGAGGTGCTCTTAATGCGTGA
- a CDS encoding methionine biosynthesis PLP-dependent protein gives MSQRSIETKLVQLGNLSDPKTGAVNPPIYMSTAYKHAGIGESTGYDYTRTKNPTREILENGIADLEGGDAGFACSSGMAAVQLVLMIFKPGDELIVPDDLYGGTYRLFKTFADTYNIKPVYNKFINIEEVEGLINEHTKALFIETPTNPLMQEIDLVAYAALAKKHNLLLIVDNTFYTPYFQRPIELGADIVIHSATKYIGGHNDVLAGLVVAKGASLCEQIGYLHNGIGMVLSPMDSWLLIRGLKTLHLRLKQHDVNGKKVATYLANEPLVSDVLYTGKGGMLSFRVKDAAMVNPFLKAMKLITFAESLGGIESFITYPATQTHADMPYEERVARGVCDRLLRFSIGVEEADDIIADLQQVFETLRGEFA, from the coding sequence ATGTCACAACGCTCGATTGAAACGAAACTCGTACAACTTGGGAATTTAAGCGATCCTAAAACAGGTGCGGTCAACCCACCGATTTATATGTCTACCGCTTATAAGCATGCAGGTATTGGGGAATCTACTGGTTATGATTATACACGAACTAAAAACCCGACACGCGAAATTTTAGAAAACGGCATTGCTGACTTAGAAGGTGGCGACGCAGGTTTTGCCTGTAGTTCGGGTATGGCCGCCGTTCAACTTGTATTAATGATTTTCAAGCCAGGTGATGAGTTAATCGTACCAGATGATCTGTACGGCGGTACATACCGTCTATTCAAAACATTTGCGGATACATACAACATTAAGCCTGTTTACAATAAGTTTATCAATATTGAAGAAGTTGAAGGCTTAATTAATGAGCATACAAAAGCGTTATTCATCGAAACACCTACAAACCCATTAATGCAGGAAATCGATTTAGTCGCTTATGCGGCGTTAGCGAAAAAACATAACTTACTATTAATCGTCGACAATACGTTCTACACACCATACTTCCAACGCCCAATTGAGCTTGGTGCAGATATCGTCATTCACAGTGCTACAAAATATATCGGCGGTCATAATGACGTCCTTGCTGGCTTAGTTGTTGCAAAAGGAGCTTCGCTTTGTGAACAAATTGGCTACTTACATAATGGCATTGGCATGGTGCTGTCCCCGATGGATTCTTGGTTACTTATTCGCGGGTTAAAAACACTTCATTTACGTTTAAAACAACATGATGTAAACGGTAAGAAAGTGGCTACCTATTTAGCTAATGAACCCCTTGTATCAGACGTTTTATATACAGGAAAAGGTGGGATGTTGTCATTCCGAGTAAAAGATGCCGCGATGGTGAATCCATTTTTAAAAGCGATGAAGCTGATTACGTTTGCGGAAAGCTTAGGTGGCATTGAAAGCTTTATTACCTATCCTGCGACACAAACGCATGCCGATATGCCCTATGAGGAACGTGTGGCGCGCGGTGTTTGTGACCGTTTACTACGCTTCTCTATTGGTGTGGAAGAAGCCGATGATATTATTGCGGATTTACAGCAAGTATTTGAAACATTGAGAGGTGAATTCGCATGA
- a CDS encoding CPBP family intramembrane glutamic endopeptidase, translating into MDNKLSYSKKHPIKSIILIEVSFLLVVFIAGAIATIKQLSYNSPILISFLPTALVLLIYFTLKRKWAYFGFKSEITRSNWILYFPLLVILIVLCFQGFSSQPLETIVFYVGFAILVGFVEESIYRGIMIKILLPLGILPAILTSSILFSVTHMLNLLSGQSIGQMGLQLIYSLLIGIVLAQLFIKTGNIYPLILFHTLHNLIQFLGDGGASAILDTIVLIVLSVTAISLALSLRKNQKQNSPLLVSE; encoded by the coding sequence ATGGATAATAAGTTAAGTTATTCTAAAAAACACCCTATAAAAAGTATTATTTTAATTGAGGTCAGTTTTTTACTAGTCGTTTTTATAGCGGGGGCAATCGCTACGATTAAACAATTAAGTTACAATTCTCCAATATTAATATCATTTCTACCAACAGCTTTAGTTTTACTTATTTATTTTACATTGAAGAGAAAGTGGGCTTATTTTGGTTTCAAAAGTGAAATAACAAGATCAAATTGGATACTCTATTTCCCCCTACTTGTTATTTTAATCGTCTTATGTTTTCAAGGATTTAGTTCTCAGCCTCTTGAAACAATTGTTTTCTATGTGGGCTTTGCGATTTTAGTTGGCTTTGTGGAGGAAAGTATTTATAGAGGAATAATGATAAAAATATTACTACCACTGGGTATCCTTCCAGCGATTCTGACTTCGAGTATATTGTTTTCTGTCACACATATGCTTAACTTGTTATCTGGTCAGAGTATTGGGCAAATGGGACTTCAATTGATTTATTCACTATTAATAGGAATTGTGCTAGCACAACTATTTATTAAAACAGGAAACATATATCCGCTGATTCTGTTTCATACCCTTCATAATCTCATTCAATTTCTAGGGGATGGAGGAGCTAGTGCGATTCTTGACACGATCGTACTGATAGTTTTAAGCGTTACTGCCATTTCGTTAGCATTATCTTTGCGTAAAAATCAGAAGCAAAATTCACCTTTATTAGTAAGTGAATAA
- a CDS encoding cysteine hydrolase family protein, whose product MSKKALIVIDYTYDFVATDGKLTCGEPGQAIEGKIASLIEEYVQANEVVVFANDLHYENDDYHPESKLFPPHNIVGTAGRELFGSVKALYEKYQSQIISFDKTRYSAFAGTNLDILLRERKVEEVVLVGVCTDICVLHTAVEAYNLGYKISVPANGVASFNEVGHKWALSHFESSLGAKIL is encoded by the coding sequence ATGTCAAAAAAAGCATTAATCGTCATTGATTATACGTATGATTTTGTCGCTACAGATGGAAAATTAACTTGTGGTGAACCAGGTCAAGCAATCGAAGGAAAAATTGCTTCACTAATTGAGGAATACGTGCAAGCAAACGAAGTCGTTGTTTTTGCGAATGATTTACATTACGAAAATGATGACTATCACCCAGAATCAAAATTATTTCCTCCACATAATATAGTAGGAACAGCTGGTCGTGAATTATTTGGTTCAGTGAAGGCTTTGTATGAAAAATATCAATCACAAATCATATCATTCGATAAAACGCGCTATAGTGCGTTTGCTGGGACAAATTTGGATATTTTGCTGCGTGAACGAAAAGTTGAAGAAGTTGTACTTGTAGGAGTTTGTACCGATATTTGTGTACTGCATACTGCTGTGGAAGCATACAATTTGGGCTATAAAATCTCTGTACCTGCTAATGGTGTCGCGAGTTTCAATGAAGTAGGTCACAAATGGGCTCTTAGTCATTTTGAATCATCCTTAGGTGCGAAAATCTTATAA